A genomic window from Nicotiana sylvestris chromosome 11, ASM39365v2, whole genome shotgun sequence includes:
- the LOC138881311 gene encoding uncharacterized protein codes for MNHNYTPYRPKANGAVEAANKNIKKILRKMIQGSRQWHEKLPFALLGYCTTMRTSVGANPYLLVYGTEAVIPTEVEIPSLQIIDKAEIEDDEWVKIKLEQLTMIDKKWMTAVCHGQLYQQRMVRAYNKKVRPRKFEVGNSFWDIFSRIMRKPKENLLQIGKVYSL; via the coding sequence ATGAATCATAATTataccccttatcggcccaaagctaatggcgctgttgaagctgcaaacaagaatatcaagaagatcctcaggaaaatgattcaaggttccagacaatggcatgaaaagttaccatttgcattattgggatattgCACGACCATGCGCACATCAGTCGGGGCCAATCCCTACTTATTAGTTTATGGAACCGAAGCCGTAATACCTACGGAAGTTGAGATTCCCTCTCTTCAGATCATTGATAAAGCCGAGATCgaggatgatgaatgggtcaaaatcAAGTTGGAACAGTTGACTATGATTGATAAAAAATGGATGACCGCagtttgccacgggcagttgtaccaacaaagaatggtccgtgcctacaacaagaaagtgcggcccagaaaatttgaagtaggcaACTCGTTCTGGGACATATTCtcccgcatcatgaggaagccaaaggaaaatctgctccaaattggaaaggtctATTCATTATAA
- the LOC104240155 gene encoding uncharacterized protein, protein MTAFNPFTAILTQNKIEGPNYVDWKRNLDIVLIAEEYKFVLDDVCPEKSGDDATDDEQKAYQKWVKADEMTRCYILASMSNVLQHQHQSMESAYDILENLKEMFGDQNRAAKQTARKALLNTKVVVHRLGTMF, encoded by the coding sequence ATGACTGCTTTCAATCCCTTTACTGCTATTCTTACTCAAAACAAAATTGAGGGTCCGAATTATGTTGATTGGAAACGAAACTTGGACATTGTCCTAATCGCTGAAGAGTACAAATTTGTACTCGATGATGTGTGTCCAGAAAAATCTGGAGATGATGCTACAGATGATGAACAAAAGGCTTACCAAAAATGGGTCAAGGCTGATGAGATGACGCGATGTTACATTCTGGCATCTATGTCAAATGTTCTACAACATCAGCATCAGTCAATGGAGTCTGCTTATGACATTTTGGAAAATCTCAAAGAAATGTTTGGAGATCAGAATCGTGCGGCTAAGCAGACTGCCAGGAAAGCTCTTTTGAATACCAAAGTGGTTGTTCATCGATTAGGGACCATGTTCTGA